A region of Thermorudis peleae DNA encodes the following proteins:
- the fabF gene encoding beta-ketoacyl-ACP synthase II, whose product MHRVVVTGLGAITPLGLNVETFWRRLLAGESGIDRIQAFDPSNLDVQIAAEVKGFDPRDFMDVKAARRMDRFAQFAVAAAGEAIRDAGLEITPANADRIGVMMNTGGGGIHAMVREVLTFEHRGPGRVSPFFIPIFAPNMGACQVSIIYGITGPVMASVAACAAGTQAFVDALRMLRNGEVDVMIAGGTEAGLEPVAIAAFANMGALSRRNEEPQKASRPFDRDRDGFVFGEGCAVMVLETEEHARRRGARIYCELAGGALTADAYHVSAPAPNGAGSAKAMAQALECAGLRPEDVDYICAHGTSTPLNDVSETVAIKAVFGEHAYRVAVSSPKSMIGHLVGAAGAVSGVVCALAIRDNVVPPTINLDNPDPECDLDYVPHVARPMAVNVAMANAFGFGGQNAVAVFKRYEG is encoded by the coding sequence GTGCACCGTGTTGTCGTGACTGGACTGGGAGCAATCACGCCGCTCGGGTTGAACGTGGAGACATTTTGGCGTCGGCTACTTGCTGGCGAATCAGGGATCGACCGCATTCAGGCGTTTGATCCAAGCAACCTTGATGTCCAGATTGCCGCTGAAGTCAAAGGCTTTGACCCGCGTGACTTCATGGACGTCAAAGCGGCTCGACGGATGGATCGGTTCGCTCAGTTCGCCGTCGCCGCTGCGGGGGAAGCCATCCGCGATGCCGGGCTTGAGATTACCCCAGCCAACGCTGATCGCATTGGCGTCATGATGAACACTGGCGGTGGTGGCATCCATGCGATGGTGCGCGAAGTGTTGACCTTTGAGCACCGCGGCCCAGGACGAGTCAGCCCATTTTTCATTCCAATCTTCGCGCCGAATATGGGCGCATGCCAGGTCTCGATCATCTACGGCATCACCGGTCCGGTCATGGCCTCCGTTGCCGCCTGTGCTGCAGGCACCCAAGCCTTCGTCGATGCGTTGCGAATGCTGCGCAATGGCGAAGTTGATGTCATGATCGCTGGTGGTACCGAAGCTGGCCTGGAACCGGTTGCCATTGCTGCCTTTGCCAACATGGGTGCACTCTCGCGCCGCAATGAGGAGCCGCAGAAGGCGAGCCGGCCGTTCGACCGCGATCGCGATGGGTTTGTCTTCGGTGAAGGCTGTGCAGTGATGGTTCTCGAGACAGAGGAGCATGCTCGCCGACGTGGGGCCCGCATCTACTGCGAGCTGGCTGGTGGCGCGCTTACTGCTGATGCCTATCACGTCAGTGCGCCTGCTCCGAATGGTGCTGGGTCAGCAAAGGCGATGGCACAGGCGCTCGAGTGTGCCGGCTTGCGCCCCGAAGATGTCGATTACATCTGCGCCCATGGCACATCCACGCCCCTCAACGACGTCTCTGAGACGGTGGCAATCAAGGCAGTCTTTGGTGAGCATGCCTATCGCGTGGCCGTTAGCTCACCAAAGAGCATGATCGGTCACCTTGTTGGGGCGGCTGGGGCTGTGTCCGGCGTCGTCTGCGCACTCGCGATCCGCGACAACGTTGTGCCGCCGACAATTAACTTAGACAATCCTGATCCCGAGTGCGACCTCGACTACGTGCCTCACGTTGCCCGCCCCATGGCTGTTAACGTTGCGATGGCCAATGCCTTCGGCTTTGGCGGACAGAACGCGGTCGCCGTCTTCAAGCGCTACGAGGGATAA
- a CDS encoding alpha/beta hydrolase has translation MPTNSDVEQHARAQLRLARFMSAYLPFSLANRLLAQARQRVRLPSTVRREPVDADGVRSEWLIPARHVPGRVLLYLHGGGFVLGLSPQHLHMVTVLAQLLEARALLVDYRLAPQHPFPAALEDCVTAYRWLLRHGIHPTEIAIAGDSAGGNLTIASLMKLRDEGTELPAAAACLSPVGDLAAGKTRQHRTDDPVLHPRAMARFDRSYVNGHDPRHPLISPVYGDWHGLPPLLFHAGGDEILRDDAERMAAAAQAAGVAVELTIFPQMWHVWQLTLELPQAQASLQAIASFLLRHLAPAAQPTG, from the coding sequence ATGCCGACGAACTCAGACGTGGAGCAACACGCCCGCGCACAGCTTCGACTTGCTCGTTTTATGTCAGCTTATCTCCCGTTCAGCTTGGCAAACCGATTGCTTGCTCAAGCTCGACAGCGTGTCCGCCTGCCATCAACAGTCCGGCGTGAACCCGTTGATGCTGACGGTGTGCGCAGCGAATGGCTTATCCCGGCACGGCATGTCCCTGGACGTGTCTTGTTGTATCTCCATGGTGGAGGATTCGTCCTTGGACTCAGTCCCCAGCACCTGCACATGGTTACGGTTCTCGCACAACTTCTCGAAGCGCGGGCATTGCTTGTGGATTACCGGCTCGCTCCCCAACACCCGTTTCCGGCTGCACTCGAGGATTGTGTGACAGCCTACCGATGGCTGCTACGTCATGGCATTCATCCAACAGAGATCGCGATCGCTGGGGATTCAGCCGGTGGGAACCTGACAATTGCATCATTGATGAAGCTACGCGACGAAGGCACTGAGCTGCCAGCGGCCGCTGCATGTTTATCACCAGTCGGCGACTTAGCTGCCGGCAAAACACGGCAGCATCGGACTGATGACCCGGTTTTGCATCCGCGTGCAATGGCTCGCTTTGATCGTTCCTATGTTAATGGACATGACCCGCGCCATCCACTGATCTCGCCAGTCTACGGCGATTGGCATGGGCTCCCACCATTGCTCTTTCACGCTGGCGGAGATGAGATCCTGCGGGATGATGCTGAGCGCATGGCTGCCGCGGCTCAGGCTGCTGGAGTTGCGGTCGAGTTGACAATCTTTCCCCAAATGTGGCACGTCTGGCAACTCACACTCGAACTGCCACAAGCGCAGGCATCATTGCAGGCGATTGCCTCGTTCCTCCTGCGACATCTAGCACCAGCAGCGCAACCAACAGGCTAG
- a CDS encoding queuosine precursor transporter yields MVRERDLVTEPGVRIVPGSERLPGYSRWFVILAGAFVATLITSNIVAVKLVALGPLVVPAGTVTVFPLSYIFGDVLTEVYGYRRSRLIIWLGFACNLLAVVAITATQVLPPAPFWDGQAAYERILGYTPRLLLGSFLAYLVGEFANAAVLSRLKLFTRGRWLWSRTVSSTLVGQAFDSLVFVTIAFVGTIPASSLLQTIITTWLTKSAYEVIATPLTYLVVHALKRAEGIDVFDEGVSLSPFRLD; encoded by the coding sequence ATGGTGCGTGAACGTGACCTTGTGACTGAACCAGGTGTCCGGATTGTGCCAGGCAGTGAACGTCTGCCTGGCTACAGTCGCTGGTTCGTCATTTTAGCTGGGGCCTTCGTCGCCACGCTTATTACGTCAAATATTGTTGCTGTCAAACTTGTGGCTCTTGGGCCACTCGTCGTGCCAGCTGGCACGGTGACCGTCTTCCCGCTCAGCTATATCTTCGGCGATGTGCTCACGGAAGTCTATGGCTACCGACGCTCACGACTGATCATCTGGTTAGGTTTTGCATGCAACCTGCTCGCCGTGGTTGCGATCACCGCCACGCAGGTGTTGCCACCGGCGCCTTTTTGGGACGGTCAAGCTGCCTACGAGCGCATCCTGGGCTACACACCCCGGCTTCTCCTTGGCTCTTTCCTCGCTTACCTTGTCGGTGAGTTCGCCAACGCCGCTGTGTTGTCACGCCTCAAGCTGTTCACGCGCGGTCGCTGGCTCTGGAGCCGCACTGTCAGTTCAACCTTGGTTGGTCAGGCTTTTGACTCGCTCGTCTTCGTTACCATAGCCTTTGTTGGGACGATCCCGGCGAGCAGCCTGCTGCAGACGATCATAACGACCTGGCTTACGAAGTCGGCCTACGAGGTGATCGCCACGCCATTGACCTACCTCGTCGTCCATGCGCTCAAGCGTGCTGAGGGGATCGACGTCTTTGACGAAGGGGTGAGCCTCTCGCCCTTCCGTCTAGATTAG
- the fabD gene encoding ACP S-malonyltransferase — protein sequence MDLTTLTGKRLALIFPGQGSQHVGMGKRIQQLSAAARRVFAQADEVLGFSLSRLCFEGPEAELNDTINAQPAILTVSLAYLEALRERLRALGTTIQPALVAGHSLGEFSALVAAGTLSFEDALRIVRERGRLMKESAQERPGGMAAILGLARDAVEDVCKEASVLGLIVVANDNSPGQLVISGEEAALQQAMELARARGARRVVRLNVTVPSHSPLMERVAQALSDLLSRVPLREPDVPLVSNVTGRVVSRVEELRQALAQQVAQPVQWTTVVRAIADQGVTTFLEVGPGQVLTGLVRKIRADLEALSVHELALEAPGAGALDHDVSNERRRGANG from the coding sequence ATGGATCTCACCACACTTACTGGCAAACGGCTGGCACTGATCTTTCCTGGGCAGGGGAGCCAGCACGTGGGTATGGGGAAGCGCATCCAACAACTCTCAGCGGCGGCCCGGCGCGTCTTCGCTCAGGCTGATGAAGTGCTTGGCTTTTCTCTCTCTCGCCTCTGCTTCGAGGGACCGGAAGCTGAACTGAACGACACGATCAATGCCCAGCCGGCAATCCTGACCGTCAGCCTGGCCTATCTTGAGGCCCTACGCGAACGGCTGCGTGCCCTAGGCACGACGATTCAGCCGGCGCTCGTTGCTGGCCATAGCTTAGGTGAGTTCTCAGCTCTTGTCGCCGCTGGCACCCTAAGTTTCGAAGATGCCCTACGGATCGTACGCGAGCGTGGCCGGCTCATGAAGGAAAGTGCGCAGGAGCGACCTGGTGGGATGGCTGCAATCCTTGGCCTTGCTCGGGACGCGGTCGAGGACGTCTGCAAAGAGGCGAGCGTGCTAGGCCTCATCGTTGTCGCAAACGACAATAGCCCTGGCCAGCTCGTCATTTCGGGTGAAGAAGCTGCATTGCAGCAGGCAATGGAACTCGCTCGGGCACGCGGAGCACGGCGTGTTGTTCGCCTCAACGTGACGGTCCCTTCGCACTCGCCACTGATGGAGCGCGTAGCTCAGGCATTGAGCGATCTCCTGAGCCGCGTGCCGCTCCGTGAGCCAGACGTGCCCCTCGTTTCGAATGTCACTGGTCGCGTTGTCTCGCGCGTAGAGGAATTGCGCCAGGCGCTGGCGCAGCAGGTGGCCCAGCCGGTACAGTGGACGACGGTGGTTCGTGCCATTGCTGACCAGGGTGTGACAACATTTCTGGAAGTTGGACCAGGTCAGGTGCTCACTGGTCTTGTGCGCAAGATTCGGGCCGATCTCGAGGCTCTCTCCGTGCACGAGCTTGCTCTTGAAGCGCCAGGGGCTGGAGCCTTGGACCACGACGTGAGTAACGAACGGCGACGTGGAGCCAACGGATAA
- a CDS encoding nuclear transport factor 2 family protein produces the protein MDCCAPQSPREVVHAVLAALNRGDIEEALRYCAEDIVLWSPGPELTGQEVHGKAQLRALLEANERYWPDTWCAIQTFIADGEHVAVELMTVATHNGRRVIQPMAAFFTVRDGLIVRQANYFDLAALIATLTDASNP, from the coding sequence ATGGACTGCTGCGCTCCTCAGTCGCCCCGTGAAGTCGTTCACGCTGTGCTGGCCGCACTCAACCGCGGTGATATTGAGGAAGCCTTGCGCTACTGTGCTGAGGACATTGTCCTCTGGTCGCCCGGCCCGGAATTGACTGGACAAGAAGTGCATGGCAAGGCGCAGCTCCGGGCCCTGCTCGAAGCAAATGAACGCTACTGGCCCGACACCTGGTGTGCGATTCAGACCTTCATCGCTGACGGTGAGCACGTTGCGGTTGAACTGATGACCGTCGCAACCCACAATGGTCGGCGTGTCATCCAGCCAATGGCCGCCTTCTTTACTGTTCGTGACGGCCTTATTGTCCGTCAAGCCAATTATTTTGATCTCGCCGCGCTCATCGCTACTCTCACGGATGCTTCAAATCCCTAA
- the ftsH gene encoding ATP-dependent zinc metalloprotease FtsH, producing the protein MQDPERPRRPNRPGKSTFWQRLVSSPFGLLWLILGLILVWNVYALIGPRSGDSPQPTITYSAFTQAVDQGLVKSVTISGDTITGMFTRTVEIVNGTIHQPSTPLPEGASQSDVIRTDRFRTVLPPGVESQVVTLLQNHNVQIQAENANRSTALLNVLLNFVVPVVLVVGFLVFLGRSLSRGQQNVFSFGRSRARVYDVERPRVTFADVAGEEEAKAELAQVVDFLKNPAKYHRIGARLPRGVLLIGPPGTGKTLLARAVAGEAGVPFFSVSASEFVEMFVGVGASRVRDLFDRAKAAAPSIIFIDELDAVGRQRFAGLGVGNDEREQTLNQLLVEMDGFEAHQDVVVIAATNRPDVLDPALLRPGRFDRQVTVGLPDRRGRAAILRIHARGLPIAPDVDLDALAAATPGFSGADLANLVNEAALIAARKNKEQVDRSDFDEALDKIILGTTRSMIMSEEERRAVAYHEAGHAVVAYFTPGADPLRKISIVPRGHALGVTVQTPEEDRFNYTRTQLMGRLAVLLGGRAAEELVFHEVSTGAQNDLKEATQLARRMVGLWGMSDELGLVYLGLGEQHVFLGREIVQDHAIGAQTLDRADAAVQRILNQARDQAVAILTAHRAELDRLAEQLVAEETLGPEQIRAILGAPPEPVGVWRTPREPVETPAADGA; encoded by the coding sequence ATGCAAGATCCTGAACGCCCACGGCGGCCAAACCGCCCGGGTAAATCGACATTCTGGCAGCGCCTTGTGAGCAGCCCCTTTGGTCTGCTCTGGCTTATTCTAGGCCTGATCTTGGTCTGGAACGTCTATGCCCTCATTGGGCCACGTTCTGGTGATAGCCCCCAGCCAACAATTACCTACTCAGCCTTCACGCAGGCCGTTGACCAGGGGCTTGTTAAGAGCGTCACCATTAGCGGTGACACAATCACTGGAATGTTTACTCGCACTGTTGAAATTGTGAACGGCACAATTCACCAGCCAAGCACGCCGTTGCCGGAGGGTGCGAGTCAATCTGATGTTATTCGAACCGATCGCTTCCGTACCGTGCTACCACCAGGGGTTGAGAGTCAAGTTGTCACCTTGCTGCAAAATCATAACGTTCAGATTCAAGCCGAGAATGCGAACCGTTCGACGGCGTTGCTGAATGTATTGCTCAACTTCGTCGTGCCAGTCGTGCTCGTCGTTGGCTTTCTCGTCTTCCTCGGCCGTAGCTTGTCACGAGGGCAGCAAAACGTCTTCAGCTTTGGCCGCTCCCGTGCCCGTGTCTACGATGTTGAGCGCCCACGTGTGACCTTCGCTGATGTCGCAGGCGAGGAAGAGGCGAAGGCTGAGCTTGCCCAGGTGGTTGACTTTCTCAAGAACCCGGCCAAGTATCACCGGATTGGCGCGCGCCTGCCGCGCGGTGTGCTGCTTATCGGCCCGCCAGGAACTGGCAAGACGCTGCTGGCGCGGGCAGTCGCTGGTGAGGCCGGCGTACCATTCTTTAGCGTCAGCGCCTCAGAGTTTGTCGAGATGTTCGTTGGTGTCGGCGCAAGCCGTGTCCGTGATCTTTTCGACCGAGCCAAGGCCGCTGCACCATCGATCATCTTCATTGATGAGCTGGACGCTGTTGGCCGCCAACGCTTCGCTGGCCTCGGTGTCGGCAACGACGAGCGTGAGCAGACGCTCAACCAATTGCTCGTCGAGATGGACGGCTTTGAGGCGCATCAAGACGTCGTGGTCATAGCAGCAACGAACCGCCCGGACGTACTTGACCCGGCGCTGCTTCGTCCCGGCCGCTTTGACCGCCAGGTGACCGTTGGCCTGCCTGACCGCCGTGGCCGCGCGGCCATCTTGCGCATCCATGCTCGCGGCTTACCGATCGCCCCGGACGTTGATCTTGACGCACTTGCCGCTGCTACGCCGGGTTTTTCTGGCGCTGATCTCGCAAACCTCGTCAACGAGGCGGCCTTGATTGCTGCGCGCAAGAATAAGGAGCAGGTCGACCGCAGCGATTTTGATGAGGCGCTTGACAAGATCATCCTTGGCACCACCCGTTCGATGATCATGAGCGAGGAAGAGCGCCGCGCTGTGGCTTACCACGAGGCTGGACACGCAGTCGTCGCCTACTTCACGCCGGGTGCTGATCCGCTGCGCAAAATCAGCATTGTGCCACGTGGCCATGCCCTTGGCGTTACCGTGCAGACGCCAGAGGAGGATCGCTTCAACTATACCCGCACACAACTCATGGGGCGCTTGGCGGTTCTGTTGGGTGGCCGAGCTGCTGAGGAACTGGTCTTCCACGAAGTCTCAACCGGCGCCCAGAACGACTTGAAGGAGGCAACCCAGCTCGCTCGACGCATGGTTGGCCTTTGGGGTATGAGCGACGAGCTTGGGCTTGTCTATCTCGGTCTTGGCGAACAGCATGTCTTCCTTGGGCGTGAGATTGTTCAAGATCATGCAATTGGCGCGCAGACGCTCGATCGCGCTGATGCTGCTGTTCAGCGCATCCTCAACCAGGCTCGTGACCAGGCTGTTGCTATCTTGACCGCGCACCGCGCTGAGCTCGACCGGCTGGCCGAGCAGCTTGTTGCTGAGGAAACGCTCGGCCCCGAGCAAATCCGTGCCATCCTTGGTGCGCCACCTGAGCCAGTTGGGGTCTGGCGTACGCCACGTGAGCCTGTAGAGACACCTGCCGCCGATGGTGCGTGA